TGAAGGCGGTCCCCGGCAGAAGCTCGAGCTCGACGTTCACGACCACGTCCTGCCGGGTGTGGCGCTCCCAGTCGTTGATGCCGATGATGGCGCGCACACGCAGGTTCTCGATGGTGATCTTGACAGGGTTTCGGTGGATCATGGCGCGGTGACGCGGTGCGCGGTTACAGGTGCTCGCCGCCGTCGACGTAGACGCACTCGCCGGTGACGAAGGGGTTGTCGATGAAAAACAGCACCGCGGCGACCACGTTAGCCGTGTCGCCGATGCGTTTCAAGGGTAGCCCGGCGCTGCGCCGCTCCAGTTCCTCCACCACGCCGTCCGGCGGCGGCAGGATCATGCCGGGTGCCACGCCGTTCACCCGGATGGCGGGACCGAGTTCGCGCGCGGCCATCCGGGTCAGCTCGAGGAGCGCCTTCTTGGACAGGGTATAGGCGGCGTGCCGCGGGTCGGAGCCGCGTACCCGCGTGTCGAGGATGTTGATGACCTGCCCCTCGGAGCAGCCCTGTGCAAAGGCCTGCGTCAGGAAGAAGGGCGCCCTGAAATGGATGTTGAAGTGGCGCTCGAACAACTCGTGTCCAGTGTCTCGAAGGGTGGCCCGTTCGAAGAGGGAGG
The sequence above is drawn from the Deltaproteobacteria bacterium genome and encodes:
- a CDS encoding SDR family oxidoreductase: MSMPKGAALVTGGARRIGAAIAKGLAQHGYDVALHYHTSAEPAERTARDIEDLGRRCRLFRCDLNDHDDTTALVPRVREQFPRLNVLVNNASLFERATLRDTGHELFERHFNIHFRAPFFLTQAFAQGCSEGQVINILDTRVRGSDPRHAAYTLSKKALLELTRMAARELGPAIRVNGVAPGMILPPPDGVVEELERRSAGLPLKRIGDTANVVAAVLFFIDNPFVTGECVYVDGGEHL